From the genome of Paraburkholderia aromaticivorans, one region includes:
- a CDS encoding META domain-containing protein translates to MLQSSSARRVARFTPYLRTALAALSVAALLSACAIPKHPDSEAVAPDPFNPAAAQLLDDTSWVLSAWKQADGTVRAIPSASESAPITLTLSTSTGQRHASGFSGCNRYMGSYALKDGKLNFGTLGGTRMACMTPGGQIEGAYLNALTHIERTGVQMRAPQQMQLVLDNGDTLTFDRSTK, encoded by the coding sequence ATGCTCCAAAGCTCCTCCGCGCGACGTGTTGCGCGCTTCACCCCGTATCTGCGTACCGCCCTCGCCGCGTTGAGCGTCGCCGCGCTGTTGAGCGCCTGCGCGATCCCGAAACATCCGGACTCGGAGGCCGTCGCGCCGGATCCGTTCAACCCCGCCGCCGCGCAACTGCTCGACGACACCAGCTGGGTGCTGAGCGCCTGGAAACAGGCCGACGGCACGGTGCGCGCGATTCCATCCGCGAGCGAGAGCGCGCCGATCACGCTCACGCTTTCCACCTCGACCGGCCAACGCCATGCCAGCGGCTTTTCCGGCTGCAACCGCTACATGGGCTCGTACGCGCTGAAAGACGGCAAGCTGAACTTCGGCACGCTGGGCGGCACGCGCATGGCGTGCATGACGCCGGGCGGGCAGATCGAAGGCGCGTATCTGAACGCGCTCACGCACATCGAGCGCACCGGCGTGCAGATGCGCGCGCCGCAGCAGATGCAGCTGGTGCTCGACAACGGCGACACGTTGACCTTCGACCGCAGCACGAAATGA
- a CDS encoding MliC family protein: protein MKKWLVAVITAAGLAALYGGASAAPSQFSEIQAKNRQTHKYTCATGKILQVTYWNTANGQSFALVPVNGKQMLFVNTMAASGAKYQAGSYTWWTKGPRADLYDAMAGENAPPILSDCVTINR, encoded by the coding sequence ATGAAGAAATGGCTGGTGGCGGTAATCACGGCGGCGGGGCTCGCTGCGCTTTACGGCGGCGCGAGCGCCGCGCCGTCGCAGTTCTCGGAGATTCAGGCGAAGAACCGTCAAACGCACAAATACACCTGTGCGACCGGCAAGATTCTGCAGGTCACTTACTGGAACACGGCGAACGGCCAGAGCTTCGCGCTCGTGCCGGTGAACGGCAAGCAAATGCTGTTCGTCAACACCATGGCGGCTTCCGGCGCCAAATATCAGGCCGGCAGCTACACATGGTGGACCAAGGGGCCGCGCGCCGATCTGTATGACGCCATGGCCGGCGAGAACGCGCCGCCCATTCTGTCGGACTGCGTCACCATCAATCGCTAA
- the purT gene encoding formate-dependent phosphoribosylglycinamide formyltransferase, with amino-acid sequence MQIGQRIGTPLSESATRVMLLGAGELGKEVIIALQRLGVEVIAVDRYPNAPGHQVAHRAHVIDMTDRAALRALVEQERPHLIVPEIEAIATDALAAIESDGLAEVIPTARATQLTMNREGIRRLAAEELGLPTSPYAFADSLDELRAGIAKVGYPCVVKPVMSSSGKGQSVLRGDADVEPAWQYALAGGRVNHGRVIVEGFIDFEYEITQLTVRAIDPASGEVSTYFCDPIGHVQVAGDYVESWQPQPMSPLALERSREVAHKVTAALGGRGLFGVELFVRGDDVWFSEVSPRPHDTGLVTLCSQRFSEFELHARAILGLPVDTSLRAPGASAVIYGGLDETGIAFEGVAAALAVPNADLRLFGKPESFVKRRMGVALATGETTDQARSRAKQAAAAVRPVSAK; translated from the coding sequence ATGCAGATCGGCCAACGGATCGGCACGCCCCTTTCTGAATCCGCCACGCGTGTCATGCTGCTCGGTGCCGGCGAGCTCGGCAAGGAAGTGATCATCGCGCTGCAACGGCTGGGCGTCGAAGTGATCGCCGTCGACCGTTACCCGAATGCGCCGGGCCACCAGGTGGCGCACCGCGCGCACGTGATCGACATGACCGACCGCGCCGCCTTGCGCGCGCTGGTCGAACAGGAGCGCCCCCATCTGATCGTCCCCGAGATCGAGGCGATCGCGACCGACGCGCTCGCGGCCATCGAAAGCGACGGTCTCGCCGAAGTGATCCCGACCGCGCGCGCCACGCAGCTCACCATGAACCGCGAGGGCATCCGCCGTCTCGCCGCCGAGGAACTCGGCTTGCCGACCTCGCCGTACGCGTTCGCCGACTCGCTCGACGAACTGCGCGCGGGCATCGCCAAAGTCGGCTATCCGTGCGTGGTGAAGCCGGTCATGTCGTCCTCGGGCAAGGGGCAGTCGGTGCTGCGCGGCGACGCCGACGTCGAACCCGCCTGGCAATACGCGCTGGCGGGCGGCCGGGTGAATCATGGCCGCGTGATCGTCGAAGGCTTTATCGACTTCGAATACGAAATCACCCAGCTGACCGTGCGCGCCATCGACCCGGCGAGCGGCGAAGTCAGCACGTATTTCTGCGACCCGATCGGCCACGTGCAGGTGGCGGGCGACTACGTCGAATCGTGGCAGCCGCAGCCCATGAGCCCGCTCGCGCTCGAACGTTCGCGTGAGGTGGCGCACAAGGTCACGGCCGCGCTCGGCGGGCGCGGCCTGTTCGGCGTGGAACTTTTCGTGCGCGGCGACGACGTATGGTTTTCGGAAGTGAGTCCGCGTCCGCACGACACCGGCCTCGTCACGCTGTGCTCGCAGCGCTTTTCCGAATTCGAATTGCACGCACGCGCGATCCTCGGTTTGCCGGTGGACACGTCGCTGCGGGCGCCGGGCGCCTCGGCGGTGATCTACGGCGGTCTCGACGAGACCGGCATTGCGTTCGAAGGCGTCGCCGCGGCGTTGGCGGTGCCGAACGCGGACCTGCGCCTGTTCGGCAAGCCGGAGAGTTTCGTCAAGCGCCGCATGGGTGTGGCGCTCGCCACGGGCGAAACCACCGACCAGGCACGCTCGCGCGCAAAGCAGGCTGCGGCGGCGGTGCGGCCGGTATCGGCAAAGTGA
- a CDS encoding DUF6726 family protein, which produces MALEVGNKTWRGWAARLGVLGALLAPCAGLTGCGLAAAPCRIASAGLKIVPVVGHVAAAPTDACADVIDP; this is translated from the coding sequence ATGGCGCTGGAAGTCGGCAACAAAACATGGCGCGGTTGGGCCGCCCGTCTCGGCGTACTCGGCGCGCTGCTCGCGCCGTGTGCCGGCTTGACGGGATGCGGCCTCGCGGCCGCGCCGTGCCGGATCGCTTCGGCCGGCTTGAAGATCGTGCCTGTGGTCGGCCACGTGGCCGCCGCGCCGACCGATGCGTGCGCCGACGTGATCGATCCCTGA